The following is a genomic window from Candidatus Bathyarchaeota archaeon.
AACGGTTTGGAACAACACCATTACTGCAGTAATGCTTGAAAGTTAGAAGAATTTCTCTTGCGTCTTCAAAACGTCCAGTGACGAGAGTTAAACCTGGCAGAGAAATAAGCGAGTCGCGCCCCCAATCTTCAAACCAATGGTAGCCCGCAATAACAGTTTTTGTTTTTGTGGATGAACGGTTTGCAATGAAAGAGTCAGCGGCTAGAATGAGCCATTTTAACCAGTCTTGCTGAGTCGCTCTTGGATGTTGGTCGTAGAATCTTGTTAAGAGAGAAACTGATCTGTCGACCTCTTTTTGGTAAGAGCTGTTGAGACTTTTCAATCCTCTACAGAGGGATGAATGAACATTTTCAGCGTCTTCTCCGTCTTCACTCGCCACAGCAATAATGTAAAATTCTGTTTTTTCACCAGATCTTACGGGAATTTCAAATCGTCCAGGTATGTAACAATCATCAAAACAACTGGTTCCTTGGGAACTGTCTGTCCTAAAGAATATGTCTTCAACCCATTTGTCTCCTTTGGAGATGTACTGTCCCAAGTTCGTAGACATAACCAGTGTGGATTGAGGTTTGGCTATCTGAAGTATTGTTTTTTGTGCAGATGGTTTCTGAACGAAGCTCCATCCAAGGTTGTTTTTATCGGTAACTGAGTGGAAGTGTCTCGAATTGATGAAGGGAAAAATCTGTAAGGCTACTTTTTCCTTGAGCGGAGAGAAAACTTCGTAAAAAACAACTATGGCGTTCTTTTGGTAAGGCATAAAAATTGTCTTGCGAAGCTTCAATTTGTTCATATTATAAGTGAAAGTGGGGAATAGAAGCAGCAAGAAGTTTTTGAGATATTTGTAACCTTGTGGATGTATGCCGTGTCTGAATTCGTTGGCACCTAAGGGAAAGGCTTCGCCGTCAACAAGAAGTTCTTCGTCGAGCTTTGAAAGCACAACTCTCCTATCAACGGGAGGATTAAAAGACGCAACTAAGAGCCCATGGTACTTGCGCGTGTTGATTCCCAAAACACTGGAAGAAGCATACCCGCCTAAACCATTTGCCACAACCCATTCTAATCTGATTGCCCTTTCCAAGTTAGAGAGAAAGCCACTGCTCAATTCGATTTTTGGCAAACTGTTTTCCATTCTGATTTAATCCTTAGGGCTTTACCAGTTTGGCGACGTTTTTTCCTCGCGCAACCCCATAGTATCTAGCAACTGGGTTGCACTTTGTCCTTAACAGGAAAGCATGAGGCTGTCGCAATTTTAATTCCGTGAGCGTTTCAGCGAATCCCATACCCTTAGCGACCACAAAGTCAGTTTCATCATAGGCCTTAATGAACTCTCCTGAACGCTCGTCTGGCAAAGGCAATCCAACAGCGTCAGCCCCAGTTGTGATGGTGGCATCTGCTAATTCATACATGCCAACAGCTTTAGCATCTTCTAAAGTAGCATCGTTCAAAATGGGACCGCCCTTCACTACAACTATAACCTTTGCACCCAGCTGCTTCAATTCGCTAACTAGAAGCTTGTCTAGAGCTATTTCCCCAGCATTGTCTATTAGATAGAGAATGTTGCTCGCCTTCGCAGCTTCTTCGTAGATTTTTGATATGTCATCAATTACCAATTCCTTTTCAGCGTCAGCAATCAATTGGTCCAGTTGATCAAAATCGACTTCGTGTTCAGGAATGTCAAATTCGATGATATTGCCCACAATCGCAGCTAGACAGGCCTTTCGAAACCTTTCCTCTGATGATTTTTCTTTTTCAATCATGCCTCGAAGCGAAGGAAGCAGTTCCAAAGCCACCTGATTACTCTCACGTTTCTTAGCTGCATAAACATCTGGATTACCTGAGATTTGTTTGATCATTCGATCACGTGTTGTCCCAAGAAAGGCCGCAACTGCGTCTGGTCTAAACTCCTTTGCCATGTATTCTAGAAGTGCTGACGCCGCTTTAAATTGCAAGTCAGGATTTTTTGTGGCTTCTGCAATCTCCAAATAGCCGCGGTGAATTATGCACGAAAGGCATTCGATTTCAACCTTCAAATACGAGCACCCTTAGAGAGCAGTTGCAGCTTGAGCAAAATCTAAAAGCACTTTGTATGGTTCTTTTACTTTCACAATGCCACTTGCGACAAGAACGCCTTTTGTGCCAAGTTTTAACGCTGCAGTCACATCGTTGCCGCTGGTTATGCCTGCGCCGCAAAGAATCGTAACCTCTGGGTTCACTTTCTTGACAAGCTCAACAGTTTCAGTAACAATTTCAGGTTTGGCTTTTGACACTGGGATGCCGGTTCCGATGAGTTCAGGCGGCTCTATCGCTATAAAATTTGGCTTTAATGTTGCGGCAGAGAGGCTTACGCTTGCGTTGTTGGTGCAGATCACTTGAACCAAATTGAGCCCCTTAGCTCTTCTGATTACAGCGTCGATTTCAGCTAATTTTAAACGTCGCTCCGAGTGGTTGACTAACGTTCCTATTGCTCCAGCTTCTTTCACTGCTTCAGGTAAAACGTGACCAGTGAAGCTGCCCGGTCCTATAGAATCAATGTGCTGAGCGAAAATTGGCAGAGAAAATGTTTTGGCAAGCTGAGCTATGTCTGAGTATTGAGGGGCAAGCCCGATACACACATCTGTTTTGCAGCTAACTTTCTCTGCTTTCTTAGCTAATTCTAGAGCTTTCTTTCCCGTACCCTCCATGTAAGTTTTTAAGTTTACAAGAATTAATGGTGTCCAAAGCATTTTCATTTGTGTTGTCACCGCTTATAGCATAAAGAGATAGCGTTAAAACAGTTTTGCAGAATTACTTTTGGTTTTCCGCCACATAATAGTACTCGCCTATTTTGCGCTGATGCTTGTCGGTCCTTGAACCTTCCTTGTTTACTCGTGGTCTTTTTGTCGTTGGGTCTCGTCGAAAAGTGACTTTCATTTTTTTCAGAAAAGCATTCATGCCTTTTCTGAGAGTTGTTGGAGGGTTAGCAATACCTTTTACACCTGGCTCTCCATCGAAGACCATCAACCGGTCAGCGATGAAATCTTGTGCAACTACATCGTGTTCTACAACAAATGCTGTGGCGTTTTTGTTTTCAATGACTCTTCGAATGGTGCGAGCCATGTTCAAACGTTCTTCAACGTCTAGATAAGCGCTTGGTTCGTCAAGCAAGTACAGTTCAGCTTCACGGGAAAGACATGCCGCAATGGCGACTCGTTGAAGCTCACCCCCACTTAGTTGACTCACATCGCGATCTAACAGTCCTTTCACATTGAGAGGTTGCAAAACTTCGCTATGATACCAGCTTGCCGTGAAATCTTCCTTTTTGATGCTTCTTAGCAGCTCTTCTGCGGTGCCCTCATATGCCGCAGAGATGTATTGCGGTTTATAACTTACTGCTAATTCGTATGATGCAGATGTTGTTCCCTTGTCGGGTTTCTCAATTCCAGCCAAAAGCTTTATGAAAGTTGTTTTTCCAATACCGTTTGGACCTAAGATTCCAATAACTTCTCCTTTCTTAACCTCTCCTGGCTCCACTCCTAAAGTGAAACCTTCGTAAGACTTTATCATTTTCTCCCATTTCAGTACAGTTTCGCCAACACCCCAGCTTACTGTTGGAGGTTTTACGTGGAAAACTATCGACTCCTTTCTGAACCGAACGTTTTCATCTGAAATAAACCCTTCCAAGTAGATGTTTATGCCCACACGCACTCCGTGAACGTGGGAGATGATGCCGTAAACACCCGGTTCTCCATAGAGGACACAGATTTGATCTGACAAATAGTCGAGTATGGCGAGATCATGTTCTGCAACAATCACCATCTTATCTTCTTTTTTCAGGCTTCGTATTGCGCGAGCAACTTCCAGACGCTGTTTGACATCCAGATAACTTGAAGGTTCGTCGAAAAGGTACACGTCAGCCTCTCTGGATATGGCGGCGGTCACAGCGACTCGTTGAAGCTCGCCGCCGCTTAAGATGTCCAAAGCGCGATTCCAAATCGGTCCAAGTTGTAGCTGCTTGGCAACTTTCTTCAACTCATCTCTTTCATCAAGCCTCTCCAATAGTTCATAAACTTTGCCAGTGACTACTCGGGGAATCTTGTCTACGTACTGTGGTTTCTGGGCGACTTTCAAATTGTTTTGGCTTAGCTTCAGGAAATATTCTTGAATGGTTGAACCTCTATAATGCTTAATGATCTCTGTCCAAGGTGGGGGGCTGTCGTAGTAACCAAGATTTAGGTCAATTTCGCCAGACAAGATTTTAATTGCAGTGCTTTTCCCAATACCGTTTTGACCTAGCAACCCGAGTACTACGCCTTGCGATGGAGTTGGCAGACGGAAAAGCTTGAAGGCGTTTGGTCCAAAACGGTGGCTGCATTCTACTTCAAGTTCATCTGGCAAATTGACGATTGCAAGGGCTTTGAAGGGACACTTTTTGACGCAGATGCCGCATCCTACACAAAGGGCCTCGACAACTCTGGGTTTATCTTCTTCAAAAGCTATGGTCTCAACCTTGCTTCTCACTTTAGGGCAAAAGCGATAACATTCTCTATTGCAACGTTTGGATTTACATCTATCTTTGTCGAGTACTGCGATTCTAATCATGATCTTGCCCATTATTTAATGTTGACTCTTATAGAGTATATGGGAAATTTATAGCTGTTAGCTATTTAACTATTCAAAACCAAGATTTGCATGTAGAAAACGCGTATTAAGTTTTGATTTCTGTTATATTGTGTCGTGTATTATTTTGAAGACGCGTGCGCATCTGAAAAGTCCGCGCTGCAGTTGTATTTGTGTTGTACATTTAGACGCGAAGGTTTATTAAATCGTAATATATGCTTTTATTTACCAAAGCTAAAGAGATCACCAAGATGGCCCTACAGATTTGCAAAAAAACAAGCAGATACGAAGAAATACTCAACAAAGCAGTAAATAAGACACTCAACCGAGTTTTCGGGACCACAGCAGCCAATGTCATTTACACATACTTGGAAGATTACCATTCTATAAGGAAAAACGAAATCGCCGAAAACCTTGAATCTTTCAGTCAAGCAATGCAAGAATACTTGAATTCAGGGGCAACAGTCGTGCAGAAAGAGATACTCGAAAGCTTCTACTCTGGTCTAAGCCTGTTTCAACACGTTGAACTTGAAGAAAACACAAACAACGAGTTTGTCGAACGCCTTAGGACACTACTGCCTTAATAGGAAAGGCAACGCCAATCGTTTTTAGTTTTTGAAGCAAGAAATCATCCTAGCAGAAGATTACACAGGAATCTTGATAGCTTCTATTCATAAGCCCAGAAGACAAGCTTCCTATAAGACAAAAGTCTTTTCCGATCGTGAAAGCTTTTTACAGTTTTAATAAGATGTAATGAACATGAAAGCTTAGAGTTAAGCTGGGACACTTAATGAGAGTTCTTTTCGTAGAACCGCCGAAAGAATATTGGTTTGTCATGGGCGAATATCTTCCTCCCCCTCTTGGAATCCTTGAACTAGCTGCTTACCTTGAAAGCCAAGACAGAAACGTTGAGATAGAAGTGCTTGACTGCCAAGGTGAAGGATTAGGTTGGAAAGAGTTAGAAAGGCATATCGAATCATCGAACCCCGATATAGTGACTCCAAGCGCCCTCGCAACATGCAACGCCTACACAGTTCTCCGCACAGTAGAGACTGCGAAAAAAATAGACCAAAACATCACAACAATTGTCGGAGGACAACACTTCACAGCCACAGCGCAGGAAAGCCTCGAAAACTATCCAGAAATCGACCTAATTGTGCGCGGAGAAGGCGAACAAACCTTCAGAGAGCTAGTGCAGGAATTTAAGAAGAAGAAACCTTCCCTTTCAAAAATCAAAGGCATCTCCTTCAGGCATAGGGGAAAAATCGTTCACAACCCCCCACAACCTTTAATTGAAAACTTGGATGACTTGCCCTTGCCAGGCTACCACTTCGTAAAAGAACACATGAACAAGTATCATTTCACTATGATGGCCAGCGCAAAACCATACGCTCTCATTGAAGGCTCGAGAGGGTGCCCCCACAAATGCACTTTCTGCTCTCAATGGAAACATTGGCAGGGCACATGGAGAATCAAATCGGCAAGGCGAATAGCAGACGAATTTGAATACTGCTATAACGAGTTTGGAAGCAGATTTCTTTGGCTAACTGACGACAATTTCGATCTAGGAAAACACGCCGATGACTTGTGCAACGAAATAGCCAAGCGGGGAATTGCCGACGACATAATGTGGTTCATGCAGGCCAGATGCGACGACGTCATTAGGCACAAGGATGTTTTGCCTAAGATGCGGAAAGCTGGAAACCGTTGGATACTCACAGGGATAGAGAGCGGCAACAAGGCCACACTAGAGAGGTTCCACAAAAAAATAAGTCCCAAAGACGCCGAAGAAGCGATAAAACTGCTAAAAGAAAACGACATCTTCGCCCAAGCCACCCTCATCATAGGGGAACGAACAGACTCAGCTAAATCGATCGCTAAGTTGAGAGAATTCGTAAACCACATCGACCCTGATTTGGCAATCTTCATGATTCTAACACCGTTTCCCGGAACCGAACTTTACGAAACTGCTAAACAAAACGGGTGGATAGAAGACACGAACTGGGCAAACTATGACATGACTCACGCAATAATGCCTACCGAAACCTTGTCCAGAAAGGAGGTACAAGAAGAACTGTACAAATGCTACCGCAGCTTCTACGGTTCCATGGGCAGACGGTTCAAAGGACTCTTCTCCCCAAACAAGCTGAAAAGAAAAACCTATAGATACCTTGCAAGCCAAGGTCTTTTGAAAGCGTTAAGGGACCTGTTTTGAGAACACGCCACAACTTTGCCACTATATTTTTCCTCACATTCTCTTTTTTAGGACTAATCCTCATCGCCGTATTTGCAAACGTGGCGCCAACAACACAAAACGAAGTTTCTTGGCGAAAACCCCTCGTCGGTACTGTTTTCAGCATTGTCTGCGTCCTAGGAATTCTTGCTGGCGCATTTCCTTCAAAATGCTCAAAAATGTTTCATTTTAGAAAGATAAAGCAGGAAGGGTTTGCTCACGAATCAGCTGGTTCGCTGGAAAAGCACGCATTTCGTGGGCATCACCCTAATTGCGGAAACTTTGGTGCTCACGTATTTCGAGTGGGCAACAGAGTTTTTTGCGCTGGTTGCGTGGGATTGATTCTAGGCGCTGTTCTTTCTCTCCTTGGAGTTGCACTGTACTTCTTTGCCAATCTACCAATTTGGTTGAACCATTGCCTGGTTTTTTGGATCGGTCTCATAGGAGTTTCTTGTGGGCTGCTTCAGTATCACCTGTTTAACTGGGGCAAAAGCTCTATTCACCTCTCAGTGAATACTTTCTTTATCTTTGGTATGTTTCTACTTCTTGTTGGAGTCGACGCAATAACTCAGAATGTCATTGTCGATTTTTATCTGATTGCCTTAAGCATTTTTTGGCTCTATACCAGAATACTGCTTTCTCAACTCGACCACAAAGAAATTTGCGATGCTTGTCCCATTGAAGAATGCGGAATTTTGCCGTAGAAAAAGCGTGGAAAATGACTAGTGTCTGCGCCGCATTCCGTAGAGCGCGCCAGCGATAAGCAGTATGCCAACAATAACTATTATGAGTGGCCACAAGTAACTCCATACATTAGCAAGCCCTAACAAGATCGCCAGCCCAAAGAAGACAATCATAACTCCAAAGATTATCCCCGCTATAGCCCCCCCGTGAGGCAACCCAAAACATTCATCTTCAACATGATGGCGTTCACGCGACCCAAAACATTCATTGTCCGAGCGATACTTTTTTTCCGGACGAGATACTCGCAGTGGCGCACCACAATCCGCGCAGACCTTGGCATCGTCCTCGTTTTTGGCTCCACATTTAGTACAGTAAACCAAGCCTGTTCTCTCCATAATCCAAACACTTGATTGGCTGATTCGTTTTTAAGATTTTGGGTAGCTTTAACGGCTCAGCGAACCTCGTTTCACGATTTTAAGCTGCAAAAAGCTGGAAATTGCGACTAAACTATGTATTTCTGGTTCGTCTTTTCAAAATCCTTCACAATTTCCATCACACGTCTTGGCGCCTTCAAAGCATCCAACGGGACCCCCCGCAGTAGAGACCAAGGACCTGACTTCGCCAGCCGCGTGGCAACATGTTCCTCACCGAAGCACGCTTTAGAAACCCTGTGCACGAGGGGTCGCACTTCAGCTTCCGAGATGTACCCTAAGGCGTGAAGGTACTCATGAAGTAGTAGTGTATAGACGAAAGCGTTTAACAGCTTTCTAGACTTCGTGGTTGATTCAACTATTTGGACAAGAACACGGTTTAAAACTATGTTGTTTGTTCCTAACGGATGGTACGCCCCAAGCCTGAGAGGCATGTCATCGAGGAAAAGCATCATTCCTCGCCTTTGTTGCTTCAAAACAGCCTTCGCGTTGTCTTTTACTATCTCCCACACTTCGCTGTATCCCTGCGCATTATCCAACCACTTTCGGTTCGCTTCTATCTTGTCCATGGATCCTTCAACTTATCTGAAGTGAAAAATCGGTGTTTTCCTTCTTTAATCTTTTGCAGCATTACAGTTTTAGGGCTTCGGTGACACCGCGACGAAGACCACAACGCCGACAATAGCAAGGCCCACTATAACAAAAAGGAGAATATACTCTTGCGGAAAACCAAAAATGTAATGTTGCACGTTGTAGTTGAGAGTTACGGATTTGATTTCTTCTGAGAACCGGTTTTCAAAGCTGAAGCTGTACGTGCCTGTTTTCGCGGCGGTAAATCGAAAGTTTGTTGGGTTAGCAATTGTGTAGTTCAGGATTATCATACCATCGGGATCGGAAACAGAGAAGTTAATTGCGTTGCCCAATACAATTACTTGTCCAGAAAATTCGTCTCCCTCGTTCAGGTTTACAGTCCTAATTTCGCTTTTTCCTCCTGGCAGTTCTATAGTCTCAGAATATGCAATGGCAAATCCACACGCTGAGACGAAAGCAAGGAGAACGCAAAGAACAGCAAGAAGGCCCTTCATACTCTTAGCTACCGTGTTCTAGTAGGAATCTTGAGAGAAAAGAATTATGAAAACCAAATATGAATCAGCAATACAGCAAGTCATCACAACATTATCTTAGCATAAGGATCCTCAGCCTCTTCCGGAAAATCCACTTTCTTTCTCACCTGCCGCATCACCCGTTTTCTATTCTTCGTGAAAGTACCTATCAAACTAGCTTCTATACCCTGTTTTTGCAATTCCCGAAGCGCTTGCTCTCTTTTCTCAGGGTCGACTGCAGCTAGAAGAGTGCCAGTAGAAGAGATTGAGAGAAGCTCTCTTTGCGAAAAATCAAAGTACTTCCGAAGAATCTGTGCCTCTTCCAAAATTGGAAACTTATCCGAATCCACAGTAAAGCCGAGATTTGAATTTTCAGCCATTTCGTTCAAAGCTGCTACCAGCCCTCCTTCAGTGGTATCATGCATAGCGTGAACTCCTCCGAGATCAGCAAGAAGAAATGCCTCTTTGACGCATGTTTGCTTGTTTACTAGGTTTTGAAGCGCTCGGGTTCGAGCGGTAGTGAAGAGTTTCTCTGCAAGGGTTCTGTGCGTGAGAGCGAAGTTGACAACTGTTTCGAGGCCAATTTGCTTAGTGCAAAGTATATGGTCTCCAGCTTGGGCGCCTCCTGGAGTAATCAGCTTATCTTTGTGAACTACACCATAAGCAGTGCACGCTCCAACAAGTGTTGAAAGCCCATCATAGGTCCCCGTGTGTCCAGTTACAATCGTCATGCTAAGCTCCTCTGCTGCCGTACAGACTTGCTTCATAACTCTTATGAAAGTGTTCGCTTTCATTGACGGGGGGCCTGTCAGCGTTATTGTGCAAAATTCTGGCTTCGCGCCGAACAAGGCTACGTCTGATGCTGCATAGTGTATGAGTAGCCAGCCAAACCATTTCTCCGGTACGCCGATGCAGGGATCTGTGGATACAACGAGATATTCGTTTTCGTTTATTATGTGAACGCCTGAGTCGAAGCCAGGCGCGGGTGGGATTATGGTTTTTGGGTGTTTCTTTATGCATTTAAGCAGTTTTCTTAGCTCGTTAGTATGGAGCTTTCCCACTTCAACCATGTCCAAAGGAGCTATATTTTCAACATTTTAACGCCTTTACTGGTTATTTTGAAAGGCAACCATTCCAACGGATGGTCGCAGCCTTCTATCTTCACTATACGCAGTTCTCTGCAACATTTCTCTTCATTAAACCTGAAGAAGAAAATGTTATGGGATTTGTTTAGGTCGAGATCGGTTGCCCGCTGAGTTGCAACGTCTTTCTGCGTAGCCTCGGTCATTATATCTATGTTGACAATGTTGTCGAAGTGGCACCAATTGATGGTCCAATCCTCCACTGGGTCCATATACTTCAAATCGTATAAGGAGAAGAGTTGTTCGCTGAAATCCCCAGCTGCGAATCTTGTCACCTTCTTTTCTGAAAGCAAGTTATCGATACGTTTCATTTCCTCAAAGTTGTCTAGACCGAAGTAAATTACTCTTGGGTCTTTTGGGTAAGGTTCAAAATGGGGAAAGGCTTGTATAGCGATTAGTTTTCCTGCCTTCTCGTAGGGTTCTATGTTCCATCCAAAGGATTTGAAGTATGCTCTCAACCGTGGAAACGGCTTATCCATAACGTCGAAAGCAACGGTTTCCCCTTCTTGCAGTCCTTGCCAAAGAAACTGCATGGCAAAAACGGTTTTTCCAGCCCCCACAGGTCCATAAAGAATGTTTCGCGAACCAGACTCGATTCCGCCGCCTATTAACTCGTCAAGCCCTTTGATTCCAGTTTTGAGTTTCACTACGCTTACCGCTTTCTGTTCATTTATATATTCCTATCATGCCGCTTTTGGCAAGCAAATATATGAAATAAGCACTAACGAGAAGCTCTGGTACTATGTAGGCGCCGTTATAGATAGCAGAGTAAATAATGGGGCTCATTCCCTCAGGAGCATAAGAGCCAAAAAAAACTATTCCAGAAACAAAATGTGCCAAGAACCTACCAAAGATTCCTATAGTTGCTCCAATAAGCGCTGGAGTAACATTTCTTTGCTGTTCCCCTTTTCTATTGGTTCGTATTTTGTCTTCTAGCCACAATAGAAAGATGAAACTAAACGCAAAAATCCAAGAAAAGAACAAAGTCTCACTTAGCTTATATTGCGTCAGCTCGTAGCTGAAAAGGAAGAAAGTAATAACGCAAAGCAACACTGCGATTAACCGGTCTATGGTAATAGTTGTCCCTTTGCCCAAAGATGGGCGCCTTTGAAAGAAGCCAGTGAGTCCGAGGGCTCCAAAGGCTATTGGATAATCGAGCAACGCCTGCATTGGATGATAGACAAAAGGTTCGACTACTAACTGAACGAGTCCATAGAGTGCACCGGCAAATAGACCTATTTTTGGGCCTCTTCTCAACGAGAGCCATATAATAGGCACCATTGAACCGGCTGTTACCGAGCCTCCTTGTGGTAGACTGAATACCTTTACGTAACTTAGTGCAGTTGAAACAGCAACAAAAGCAACTATTTCAGCGA
Proteins encoded in this region:
- a CDS encoding emp24/gp25L/p24 family protein, giving the protein MKGLLAVLCVLLAFVSACGFAIAYSETIELPGGKSEIRTVNLNEGDEFSGQVIVLGNAINFSVSDPDGMIILNYTIANPTNFRFTAAKTGTYSFSFENRFSEEIKSVTLNYNVQHYIFGFPQEYILLFVIVGLAIVGVVVFVAVSPKP
- the tpiA gene encoding triose-phosphate isomerase, coding for MKMLWTPLILVNLKTYMEGTGKKALELAKKAEKVSCKTDVCIGLAPQYSDIAQLAKTFSLPIFAQHIDSIGPGSFTGHVLPEAVKEAGAIGTLVNHSERRLKLAEIDAVIRRAKGLNLVQVICTNNASVSLSAATLKPNFIAIEPPELIGTGIPVSKAKPEIVTETVELVKKVNPEVTILCGAGITSGNDVTAALKLGTKGVLVASGIVKVKEPYKVLLDFAQAATAL
- a CDS encoding zinc-ribbon domain-containing protein; translated protein: MVYCTKCGAKNEDDAKVCADCGAPLRVSRPEKKYRSDNECFGSRERHHVEDECFGLPHGGAIAGIIFGVMIVFFGLAILLGLANVWSYLWPLIIVIVGILLIAGALYGMRRRH
- a CDS encoding ARMT1-like domain-containing protein, which codes for MKVEIECLSCIIHRGYLEIAEATKNPDLQFKAASALLEYMAKEFRPDAVAAFLGTTRDRMIKQISGNPDVYAAKKRESNQVALELLPSLRGMIEKEKSSEERFRKACLAAIVGNIIEFDIPEHEVDFDQLDQLIADAEKELVIDDISKIYEEAAKASNILYLIDNAGEIALDKLLVSELKQLGAKVIVVVKGGPILNDATLEDAKAVGMYELADATITTGADAVGLPLPDERSGEFIKAYDETDFVVAKGMGFAETLTELKLRQPHAFLLRTKCNPVARYYGVARGKNVAKLVKP
- a CDS encoding B12-binding domain-containing radical SAM protein — translated: MRVLFVEPPKEYWFVMGEYLPPPLGILELAAYLESQDRNVEIEVLDCQGEGLGWKELERHIESSNPDIVTPSALATCNAYTVLRTVETAKKIDQNITTIVGGQHFTATAQESLENYPEIDLIVRGEGEQTFRELVQEFKKKKPSLSKIKGISFRHRGKIVHNPPQPLIENLDDLPLPGYHFVKEHMNKYHFTMMASAKPYALIEGSRGCPHKCTFCSQWKHWQGTWRIKSARRIADEFEYCYNEFGSRFLWLTDDNFDLGKHADDLCNEIAKRGIADDIMWFMQARCDDVIRHKDVLPKMRKAGNRWILTGIESGNKATLERFHKKISPKDAEEAIKLLKENDIFAQATLIIGERTDSAKSIAKLREFVNHIDPDLAIFMILTPFPGTELYETAKQNGWIEDTNWANYDMTHAIMPTETLSRKEVQEELYKCYRSFYGSMGRRFKGLFSPNKLKRKTYRYLASQGLLKALRDLF
- a CDS encoding RAD55 family ATPase codes for the protein MNEQKAVSVVKLKTGIKGLDELIGGGIESGSRNILYGPVGAGKTVFAMQFLWQGLQEGETVAFDVMDKPFPRLRAYFKSFGWNIEPYEKAGKLIAIQAFPHFEPYPKDPRVIYFGLDNFEEMKRIDNLLSEKKVTRFAAGDFSEQLFSLYDLKYMDPVEDWTINWCHFDNIVNIDIMTEATQKDVATQRATDLDLNKSHNIFFFRFNEEKCCRELRIVKIEGCDHPLEWLPFKITSKGVKMLKI
- a CDS encoding glycogen debranching enzyme N-terminal domain-containing protein, with the translated sequence MPKIELSSGFLSNLERAIRLEWVVANGLGGYASSSVLGINTRKYHGLLVASFNPPVDRRVVLSKLDEELLVDGEAFPLGANEFRHGIHPQGYKYLKNFLLLLFPTFTYNMNKLKLRKTIFMPYQKNAIVVFYEVFSPLKEKVALQIFPFINSRHFHSVTDKNNLGWSFVQKPSAQKTILQIAKPQSTLVMSTNLGQYISKGDKWVEDIFFRTDSSQGTSCFDDCYIPGRFEIPVRSGEKTEFYIIAVASEDGEDAENVHSSLCRGLKSLNSSYQKEVDRSVSLLTRFYDQHPRATQQDWLKWLILAADSFIANRSSTKTKTVIAGYHWFEDWGRDSLISLPGLTLVTGRFEDAREILLTFKHYCSNGVVPNRFPDKAGEKPVYNTVDATLWYFNAVLQYLKYTGDITFVQQKLWTMLQSVISHHIQGTINDIHLDIDGLLMHGPQLTWMDAMTNNNPVTPRDGKAVEIQALWYNALKVMELLASRFKHRDLVEKYRDIAERAEKSFNEKFWNAQKHCLFDVINDEFEDASLRPNQIFAVSLDFSMLDKTKQAAVVSTVHEKLWATYGLKTLSEDDPKYRGRYSGNWAERDYAYHNGTVWPWLIGPFVTAFMEVKNFDAEWRNFAFESFLQPFFKKQMLYAGLGTLSEIFDGEPPHYPRGCISQAWSVAEPLRAYVEDVLLDAPNFERNVLEKFSSSETK
- a CDS encoding ribosome biogenesis/translation initiation ATPase RLI is translated as MIRIAVLDKDRCKSKRCNRECYRFCPKVRSKVETIAFEEDKPRVVEALCVGCGICVKKCPFKALAIVNLPDELEVECSHRFGPNAFKLFRLPTPSQGVVLGLLGQNGIGKSTAIKILSGEIDLNLGYYDSPPPWTEIIKHYRGSTIQEYFLKLSQNNLKVAQKPQYVDKIPRVVTGKVYELLERLDERDELKKVAKQLQLGPIWNRALDILSGGELQRVAVTAAISREADVYLFDEPSSYLDVKQRLEVARAIRSLKKEDKMVIVAEHDLAILDYLSDQICVLYGEPGVYGIISHVHGVRVGINIYLEGFISDENVRFRKESIVFHVKPPTVSWGVGETVLKWEKMIKSYEGFTLGVEPGEVKKGEVIGILGPNGIGKTTFIKLLAGIEKPDKGTTSASYELAVSYKPQYISAAYEGTAEELLRSIKKEDFTASWYHSEVLQPLNVKGLLDRDVSQLSGGELQRVAIAACLSREAELYLLDEPSAYLDVEERLNMARTIRRVIENKNATAFVVEHDVVAQDFIADRLMVFDGEPGVKGIANPPTTLRKGMNAFLKKMKVTFRRDPTTKRPRVNKEGSRTDKHQRKIGEYYYVAENQK
- a CDS encoding energy-coupled thiamine transporter ThiT, producing MSESKAIFQTKIIAEIVAFVAVSTALSYVKVFSLPQGGSVTAGSMVPIIWLSLRRGPKIGLFAGALYGLVQLVVEPFVYHPMQALLDYPIAFGALGLTGFFQRRPSLGKGTTITIDRLIAVLLCVITFFLFSYELTQYKLSETLFFSWIFAFSFIFLLWLEDKIRTNRKGEQQRNVTPALIGATIGIFGRFLAHFVSGIVFFGSYAPEGMSPIIYSAIYNGAYIVPELLVSAYFIYLLAKSGMIGIYK
- a CDS encoding AIR synthase-related protein, producing MVEVGKLHTNELRKLLKCIKKHPKTIIPPAPGFDSGVHIINENEYLVVSTDPCIGVPEKWFGWLLIHYAASDVALFGAKPEFCTITLTGPPSMKANTFIRVMKQVCTAAEELSMTIVTGHTGTYDGLSTLVGACTAYGVVHKDKLITPGGAQAGDHILCTKQIGLETVVNFALTHRTLAEKLFTTARTRALQNLVNKQTCVKEAFLLADLGGVHAMHDTTEGGLVAALNEMAENSNLGFTVDSDKFPILEEAQILRKYFDFSQRELLSISSTGTLLAAVDPEKREQALRELQKQGIEASLIGTFTKNRKRVMRQVRKKVDFPEEAEDPYAKIML